In a genomic window of Methylobacter sp. YRD-M1:
- a CDS encoding HvfB family MNIO-type RiPP peptide maturase yields the protein MDTTLNLVHGAGLGLRRSFLTEIVENPPREVDFYEVAPENWITIGGKLGKQFRAMTERFDFVCHGLSLSIGSTDSLDEKFVRDVKHFMAEHQIKFYSEHLSYCSNEGHLYDLMPMPFTSEAVSHVAARIRRVQDILEQKIAIENISYYAAPGQEMSEIDFFNAVVAEADCDVLLDINNIYVNSVNHGYDAEAFLRAIPADRVAYAHIAGHYVEAEDFLVDTHGADIIDPVWKLLGKAYELYGVFPTLLERDFNIPPLAELVKEVRTIRLIQNAWGNQHEKQSA from the coding sequence ATGGACACAACGCTAAATCTCGTGCACGGCGCCGGTCTGGGCCTGCGCCGCTCATTTTTAACTGAAATCGTCGAAAACCCGCCCAGAGAGGTCGACTTTTATGAAGTCGCGCCGGAAAACTGGATCACGATAGGCGGCAAGCTGGGCAAGCAATTCCGGGCCATGACCGAACGCTTTGACTTTGTCTGCCACGGTTTATCGCTATCGATAGGCAGCACCGATTCGCTAGACGAAAAATTCGTGCGTGACGTCAAGCACTTCATGGCCGAACATCAAATCAAATTCTATAGCGAACACTTGAGCTACTGCAGCAACGAAGGTCATCTTTACGACCTGATGCCCATGCCTTTCACATCGGAAGCCGTCTCGCATGTTGCGGCGCGCATCAGGCGCGTTCAGGACATTCTGGAGCAGAAGATCGCCATCGAAAATATCTCCTATTACGCCGCGCCAGGCCAGGAAATGTCTGAAATAGACTTCTTCAACGCCGTCGTTGCGGAAGCGGACTGCGACGTGTTGCTCGACATCAACAACATTTATGTAAACAGCGTCAATCACGGCTATGACGCCGAAGCCTTCCTGAGAGCGATTCCGGCCGACCGCGTCGCTTATGCGCATATTGCCGGGCACTATGTGGAAGCCGAGGATTTCCTAGTCGACACGCATGGCGCCGACATCATCGATCCGGTCTGGAAACTGCTGGGCAAAGCCTATGAACTTTACGGCGTATTCCCGACGCTGCTGGAGCGGGATTTCAACATTCCTCCTTTAGCGGAACTGGTAAAGGAAGTCCGCACCATCCGGTTAATACAAAACGCCTGGGGAAATCAGCATGAAAAACAGTCAGCCTGA
- a CDS encoding HupE/UreJ family protein, producing MKKSVLQLFVPISCVLAPASAWAHTGAHDVMGFVPGFSHPMGGADHVLAMVAAGVWAVQQGGRSLWAVPGAFVAMMMAGGMLGLAGMTLPYVELGILMSVLVLGALVAGAFEMPLAFSASMVGVFALCHGYVHGVEMPSAANAVPYSLGFVLATILLHAVGMAMGVILRKLNTEKAMRLAGAAITLGGIYLGIG from the coding sequence ATGAAAAAATCAGTTCTGCAGTTGTTTGTTCCGATATCGTGCGTTCTTGCGCCGGCTTCTGCCTGGGCGCATACGGGCGCTCATGACGTGATGGGATTCGTTCCCGGTTTCAGTCATCCCATGGGCGGCGCCGACCATGTGCTTGCCATGGTTGCGGCGGGAGTGTGGGCCGTGCAGCAGGGAGGGCGCTCATTATGGGCCGTCCCCGGCGCTTTTGTAGCCATGATGATGGCCGGCGGCATGCTCGGCCTTGCGGGCATGACCCTGCCTTATGTTGAGCTGGGTATCCTGATGTCGGTGCTGGTTTTAGGCGCGCTGGTTGCCGGTGCTTTTGAGATGCCTCTGGCGTTCAGCGCGAGCATGGTCGGTGTTTTTGCGCTGTGCCACGGTTATGTGCATGGCGTTGAAATGCCATCGGCCGCCAATGCGGTTCCCTATAGTCTGGGTTTTGTGTTGGCGACGATATTGCTGCATGCTGTGGGTATGGCCATGGGCGTTATCCTGAGAAAACTCAATACAGAAAAAGCGATGCGTTTGGCCGGCGCTGCGATAACGCTTGGCGGCATTTACCTGGGAATTGGCTGA
- a CDS encoding sodium:calcium antiporter, with product MFNFNNYDLTTNLWIFAAAACAVWIAGTKIAIYADELAERFSLSRAMLGLLLLAGVTSLPEIATGFTAALEGHPTLAVNNLLGGIAMQVALLAVADVVIGKDALTSVVPNPMVMLQGAFNVCLLTFVAITVLIGDVPFLGAGVGSWVIFSVAIYSFIKVHEADKHHPWVINDPDNRNLGREASPDGGEIERPLKDDRLVWLITKALISALAILFAGFIVATVGDVIAGQTGLGVSFVGFALVSIATSLPEASTVFASVRRGLYTMAISDILGTTAFNVALLLGVDALSDGEPVLSRVGNFTAIGTLLGLALTGLFLVGIVERANRTFLRMGVDSAAILIAYSGGMVLLYSMRGDQ from the coding sequence ATGTTTAACTTCAATAACTACGACTTGACGACTAACCTATGGATCTTCGCGGCGGCCGCCTGCGCCGTCTGGATCGCCGGGACTAAAATTGCAATCTACGCCGACGAACTGGCCGAGCGCTTCAGCCTTAGCCGGGCAATGCTGGGCCTGCTGCTGCTCGCCGGCGTAACCTCGCTGCCGGAAATTGCCACCGGCTTTACCGCTGCCCTCGAAGGCCATCCGACGCTGGCCGTCAATAATCTGCTCGGCGGCATTGCCATGCAGGTAGCGCTGCTGGCCGTGGCCGACGTTGTTATCGGCAAAGATGCACTGACATCGGTCGTCCCCAACCCCATGGTGATGCTGCAGGGCGCGTTTAATGTCTGCCTGCTGACCTTTGTCGCGATTACTGTTCTCATCGGCGACGTGCCGTTTCTCGGCGCCGGCGTCGGGTCATGGGTGATTTTCTCAGTAGCCATCTACAGTTTTATCAAAGTCCACGAAGCCGACAAGCACCACCCGTGGGTGATCAATGATCCCGATAACAGAAATCTCGGCAGAGAAGCCAGCCCTGACGGCGGAGAGATCGAGCGCCCTCTCAAAGACGACAGGCTGGTCTGGCTCATCACTAAAGCGCTCATCAGCGCGCTGGCTATCCTGTTTGCAGGCTTCATCGTGGCAACCGTCGGGGATGTGATTGCGGGGCAGACCGGCCTGGGAGTCTCGTTCGTCGGTTTTGCGCTGGTGTCTATCGCCACGTCGCTGCCGGAAGCAAGTACGGTGTTTGCCAGCGTGCGCCGCGGCCTCTACACGATGGCCATTTCCGATATTCTGGGCACCACCGCTTTCAATGTGGCGCTGCTGCTAGGCGTTGACGCGCTGTCGGACGGCGAGCCGGTGTTGTCACGCGTCGGGAATTTTACCGCGATCGGGACTTTGCTGGGGCTGGCGCTCACGGGCTTGTTTCTGGTAGGTATCGTCGAACGGGCCAACCGCACGTTTTTGCGTATGGGCGTGGACTCGGCGGCCATTCTCATCGCCTATTCAGGCGGCATGGTGTTGCTCTATTCCATGAGGGGGGACCAGTGA
- the nth gene encoding endonuclease III, with amino-acid sequence MNAEKRRAIFDRLAEAIPEPKTELQYTTSFELLIAVVLSAQATDKGVNKATAKLFPVANTPETILALGVEELKDYIKTINLYRNKAANIITLCQQLLERHEGQVPQTREELEALAGVGRKTANVMLNTAFGQHVIAVDTHIFRVANRTGIAPGKNVREVEQKLEKWVPKKHKKDAHHLLILHGRYTCIARKPLCPTCVIQDLCEYPDKTTY; translated from the coding sequence ATGAACGCTGAAAAACGCCGCGCCATTTTTGATCGTTTGGCGGAAGCCATCCCCGAGCCCAAGACCGAACTCCAGTATACGACGTCTTTTGAGTTGCTGATCGCGGTCGTGCTGTCGGCCCAGGCGACCGATAAAGGCGTCAACAAAGCGACGGCCAAGCTGTTTCCCGTCGCCAATACGCCTGAAACGATCCTGGCGCTGGGCGTGGAAGAACTGAAGGACTACATCAAGACCATCAACTTATACAGAAACAAAGCCGCGAATATCATCACGCTCTGCCAGCAATTACTGGAAAGGCATGAAGGTCAAGTGCCGCAAACGCGCGAAGAACTGGAAGCGTTGGCCGGCGTCGGCAGAAAAACAGCCAATGTCATGCTGAACACCGCGTTCGGACAGCACGTGATTGCGGTCGACACGCACATCTTCCGCGTCGCTAACCGCACCGGCATCGCGCCCGGCAAGAACGTGCGGGAAGTGGAGCAAAAGCTCGAAAAATGGGTGCCTAAAAAGCATAAAAAAGATGCCCATCATTTACTGATATTGCACGGCCGTTATACCTGCATCGCCAGAAAACCGCTCTGCCCCACCTGTGTCATTCAGGATTTGTGCGAATATCCGGATAAAACGACTTATTAG
- the ctaD gene encoding cytochrome c oxidase subunit I, with translation MTNISDEKTALPNRSPRPPGEKEELLRIWETPPGWRWISAVNNTVVGLLYLGAAFAFFLLAGLLALVMRTQLAVPENELVSQDLYNQMFTVHGTTMMFLFAVPAMEALGVLLLPQMLAARDLPFPRLSAFAIWAYIIGGSVFFSTVFYDLAPKGGWFMYPPLTLTEYSPGDNADFWLLGIGFIEISAIAGAIEIIVGTLRTRPPGMSLDKLPIFGWSMLVFAGMIVLAFPSVILATMFLEIERSFNWPFFTAAQGGDPLLWQHLFWFFGHPEVYIIFLPAAGLVSMIVPTMARTPLVGYPLIVVALIATAFFSFGLWVHHMFATGIPSLSLAFFSAASMAVAVPSGIQVFSWIATIASSKGRFQLTTPSLYVLGMLFIFTVGGLTGVMVAMVPFDWQAHDTYFIVAHLHYVLVGGMVFPLFATFYYWAPMVSKHRLSERLGKWSFWLIFIGFNVAFMPMHISGLLGMPRRVWTYSETSGWGTYNLVSTLGAYLIGLGVLVFIVDLIRNFRVGQSEETNPWQAGTLEWLPTDLYSTRTIPYVTSREPLWTQPNLSEQVEAGEHYLPDAPTGFRETIITSTIDGKPQYIIQMPGNGWMHFFTAVFTAACFLLLTIKVVVPALICGALAILCCLAWVWELDKGPGKGPVPIGGGIELPIYVTGPIGHGWWAMVILMLVAASLYFAYLFSYLYTWSVSPKVWPVSVQAMPDLQWPALSAALFIASAAVFVIANRTLAQPGGKHLWTPLLILSGALLSVLAVYLEFWCHWQAGLRPTASSYGAMVYMAGVLTGQLVFAELIMSLFVIARHFTGKLDRVRSATLENTSLLVYYTVAQALVGHLLIHGFPRMIL, from the coding sequence GTGACAAATATCAGTGACGAAAAGACTGCACTGCCCAACCGCTCGCCGCGGCCGCCGGGCGAAAAGGAAGAACTGCTGCGCATCTGGGAAACCCCGCCCGGCTGGCGCTGGATTTCGGCGGTCAACAATACCGTCGTGGGGCTGCTTTATCTGGGCGCCGCCTTCGCTTTTTTCTTGCTGGCAGGACTTTTGGCGCTGGTCATGCGCACGCAGCTGGCCGTGCCCGAGAATGAGCTGGTCAGCCAGGACCTCTACAATCAGATGTTCACTGTGCATGGCACGACGATGATGTTTCTGTTCGCGGTGCCGGCCATGGAGGCTTTAGGCGTGCTGCTGCTGCCGCAGATGCTGGCCGCACGGGACCTGCCGTTTCCGCGCCTGAGCGCGTTTGCCATCTGGGCCTATATCATCGGCGGTTCGGTGTTTTTCTCTACAGTCTTTTATGACCTGGCGCCGAAAGGCGGCTGGTTCATGTATCCGCCCTTGACGCTGACGGAATATTCACCGGGGGACAATGCCGACTTTTGGCTGCTGGGCATCGGGTTTATCGAAATCTCCGCCATTGCGGGCGCCATTGAAATCATCGTCGGCACGCTGCGGACGCGGCCGCCCGGCATGTCGCTCGACAAGCTGCCCATTTTCGGCTGGTCCATGCTGGTGTTTGCCGGCATGATTGTGCTGGCGTTTCCATCCGTGATTCTCGCGACCATGTTTCTGGAAATCGAACGCTCTTTCAATTGGCCTTTTTTTACTGCCGCCCAAGGCGGCGATCCGCTGCTGTGGCAGCATCTGTTCTGGTTTTTCGGCCATCCGGAGGTGTACATCATTTTCCTGCCGGCAGCCGGATTGGTTTCGATGATCGTGCCGACCATGGCGCGCACGCCGCTGGTCGGCTACCCGCTGATCGTCGTGGCGCTGATCGCCACGGCCTTTTTCAGTTTCGGCCTGTGGGTGCATCATATGTTCGCCACCGGCATCCCTTCGCTCAGCCTGGCCTTTTTTTCGGCGGCGAGCATGGCGGTGGCCGTGCCGTCCGGCATTCAGGTGTTTTCCTGGATTGCCACCATTGCGTCGTCCAAAGGCCGGTTTCAGCTGACCACGCCGTCGCTTTATGTGCTGGGCATGCTGTTCATTTTCACGGTCGGCGGGCTGACCGGCGTCATGGTGGCCATGGTGCCGTTCGACTGGCAGGCGCACGACACCTATTTTATCGTCGCGCATCTGCATTATGTGCTGGTCGGCGGCATGGTTTTTCCGCTGTTTGCGACTTTTTATTACTGGGCGCCCATGGTCAGCAAGCACAGGCTGTCCGAGCGGCTGGGGAAATGGTCCTTCTGGCTGATCTTTATCGGCTTCAATGTCGCTTTCATGCCCATGCACATTTCCGGCCTGCTGGGCATGCCCCGCCGCGTCTGGACCTATTCGGAAACATCAGGCTGGGGGACTTACAATTTGGTATCCACGCTGGGCGCTTACCTGATCGGCCTGGGCGTGCTGGTCTTCATCGTCGATCTGATCCGCAACTTCCGGGTCGGACAGAGCGAGGAAACCAATCCCTGGCAGGCCGGCACGCTTGAATGGCTGCCGACCGATCTGTATTCCACGCGCACCATTCCGTATGTGACCAGCCGCGAGCCCTTATGGACGCAGCCCAACCTGTCCGAGCAGGTCGAGGCCGGCGAGCATTATCTGCCCGATGCCCCGACGGGCTTCCGCGAAACCATTATCACTTCGACCATCGATGGCAAGCCGCAATATATTATTCAAATGCCCGGCAACGGCTGGATGCATTTCTTTACCGCCGTCTTTACTGCAGCCTGCTTTCTGCTGCTGACCATCAAAGTGGTGGTGCCGGCGCTCATTTGCGGCGCGCTGGCCATCCTATGCTGTCTGGCCTGGGTTTGGGAACTGGACAAAGGGCCGGGCAAAGGGCCGGTGCCTATCGGCGGAGGGATCGAGCTGCCCATTTATGTTACAGGGCCTATCGGCCACGGCTGGTGGGCCATGGTGATCCTGATGCTGGTCGCGGCCTCGCTTTACTTTGCTTACTTGTTTTCCTATCTGTATACCTGGAGCGTATCGCCCAAGGTCTGGCCTGTCAGCGTGCAGGCTATGCCCGACTTGCAATGGCCGGCCCTGAGCGCCGCACTGTTTATTGCCAGCGCGGCCGTGTTTGTCATCGCAAACAGGACGCTGGCGCAACCGGGCGGCAAGCATTTATGGACGCCGCTGCTGATACTGTCAGGCGCGCTGTTGAGCGTGCTTGCCGTGTATCTGGAATTCTGGTGCCACTGGCAGGCGGGCTTGAGGCCCACGGCATCGAGTTATGGCGCCATGGTCTATATGGCCGGCGTTTTAACCGGACAGTTGGTTTTTGCCGAGTTGATTATGTCGTTGTTTGTGATTGCCAGGCACTTTACCGGCAAGCTTGACCGGGTGCGCTCAGCCACGCTGGAAAATACCAGTCTGCTGGTCTATTACACCGTGGCGCAGGCGCTGGTCGGCCATCTGCTGATTCATGGTTTCCCGAGGATGATTTTATGA
- a CDS encoding thiamine pyrophosphate-requiring protein yields the protein MKENVSDFLLRRLSEWGVKRIFGYPGDGINGVFGALNRASDWMDFVQVRHEETAAFMACAHAKFTGEVGVCVATSGPGAIHLLNGLYDAKLDHQPVVAIVGQQKRTALGANYQQEVDLVSLFKDVAYEYVHMVSAPAQIRHMVDRAMRIAQSERSVCCLIIPNDIQEMDAEKPPREHGTVYSGLGYQAPRTVPQAEELQRAADILNAGEKVAMLVGAGALDATAEIVEVADLLGAGIAKALLGKAAVPDDLPYVTGSIGLLGTRPSYEMMTDCDTLLMVGSSFPYSEFLPEEGQARGVQIDINGRMLSIRYPMEVNLVGDSAETLRLLIPLLHRKEDRDWRERIEKKVAKWWETLEERAMEPADPINPQRVFSELSPRLPDHCILTCDSGSVTNWYARNLKIRHGMMASLSGGLATMGCAVPYAMAAKFAYPDRAVIALVGDGAMQMLGMNELVTIGKYWQRWRDPRLIVMVLNNRDLNQVTWEQRAMEGDPKFDASQDVPDFPYARLAELIGLMGIRVDQPEQLADAWERALTADRPVVLEAYADPDVPPLPPHITFKQAKAYASAILQGDPDSADIIKASMKQIF from the coding sequence ATGAAAGAAAACGTCAGCGATTTTCTCTTGCGCCGCTTGTCCGAATGGGGCGTCAAACGCATTTTCGGCTATCCGGGCGACGGCATTAACGGCGTGTTCGGGGCACTGAACCGGGCCTCGGACTGGATGGATTTTGTCCAGGTGCGGCACGAGGAGACGGCCGCCTTCATGGCCTGCGCGCACGCCAAATTCACCGGCGAAGTCGGCGTCTGCGTTGCCACCTCGGGCCCCGGCGCCATTCATCTGCTGAACGGTCTGTACGACGCCAAACTCGATCATCAGCCCGTGGTCGCGATCGTCGGCCAGCAGAAGCGCACCGCCCTGGGTGCCAATTATCAGCAGGAAGTCGACCTCGTATCGTTGTTCAAGGATGTCGCGTATGAATACGTTCATATGGTGTCGGCACCTGCGCAGATACGCCACATGGTCGACCGCGCCATGCGCATCGCCCAGTCGGAGCGCAGCGTCTGCTGTCTCATTATCCCTAACGATATACAGGAAATGGATGCCGAAAAACCGCCGCGCGAGCATGGCACCGTCTATTCGGGGCTCGGCTATCAGGCCCCGCGCACTGTGCCGCAAGCCGAGGAACTGCAGCGCGCTGCCGACATCCTGAACGCCGGCGAAAAGGTCGCGATGCTGGTCGGCGCCGGGGCGCTAGATGCTACAGCCGAGATCGTTGAAGTGGCCGATCTGCTCGGGGCCGGCATTGCCAAGGCATTACTGGGCAAAGCCGCCGTGCCCGACGATCTGCCCTATGTGACCGGCTCCATCGGCCTGCTGGGCACCCGGCCCAGCTACGAGATGATGACCGACTGCGACACGCTGCTGATGGTCGGCTCGAGCTTTCCCTATTCCGAATTCCTGCCCGAGGAAGGCCAGGCGCGCGGCGTGCAGATCGATATCAACGGCCGCATGCTCAGCATCCGCTACCCGATGGAAGTGAACCTGGTCGGCGACAGCGCCGAAACGCTCAGGTTACTGATACCGCTGCTGCATCGCAAAGAAGACCGCGACTGGCGCGAGCGGATCGAAAAAAAGGTGGCTAAATGGTGGGAAACGCTGGAGGAGCGGGCCATGGAGCCGGCTGATCCCATCAATCCGCAGCGCGTCTTTTCAGAGCTGTCGCCGCGCCTGCCTGATCATTGCATCCTGACCTGCGATTCCGGTTCCGTCACCAACTGGTACGCGCGCAACCTGAAAATCCGGCATGGCATGATGGCCTCGTTGTCCGGCGGCCTTGCTACTATGGGCTGTGCTGTGCCTTATGCGATGGCGGCCAAGTTCGCCTATCCCGATCGGGCAGTCATTGCACTGGTCGGCGATGGCGCCATGCAGATGCTGGGCATGAACGAACTGGTCACGATCGGCAAATACTGGCAGCGCTGGCGCGACCCGCGGCTGATCGTGATGGTCCTCAACAACCGCGACCTGAACCAGGTAACCTGGGAGCAGCGCGCGATGGAAGGCGATCCGAAATTCGACGCCTCGCAGGATGTGCCCGATTTCCCCTATGCGCGCCTGGCCGAACTGATCGGCCTCATGGGCATACGCGTCGATCAGCCTGAACAACTGGCCGATGCCTGGGAGCGTGCGCTCACTGCTGATCGTCCGGTCGTGCTGGAAGCCTATGCCGACCCCGACGTGCCGCCCCTGCCGCCGCATATTACTTTCAAGCAGGCCAAAGCCTATGCTTCGGCCATTCTGCAGGGCGATCCGGATTCGGCTGACATTATCAAAGCCTCCATGAAACAAATCTTTTAA
- a CDS encoding HvfC family RiPP maturation protein, giving the protein MKNSQPDTAKRVDFKAKQLEFAAYIRDPENNPAPADVKAQRMAMYRELFFNNVESFLSSSFPVLRSILDDPQWFKLAQDFFASHRCQSPYFSEIPEEFLDYLQNERDNPEDLPFLLELAHYEWVETALAIAKVNVIANSRNDIDTLPHKRIALSPLAWPLAYQYPVHQISPDFVPTVAPEQPTFLIVYRNIDDEVHFSQITGITYRLLQLIQENEGLMAEDYLKQVAQEANHPDPAQIMEGGLAILKEWAEKTIITVNA; this is encoded by the coding sequence ATGAAAAACAGTCAGCCTGATACCGCTAAGCGCGTCGACTTCAAAGCCAAACAGCTGGAATTTGCGGCCTATATCAGGGACCCGGAAAACAATCCCGCGCCGGCCGACGTCAAAGCCCAGCGCATGGCCATGTATCGCGAGCTGTTCTTCAACAATGTTGAAAGCTTTCTGTCCAGCAGTTTTCCGGTCCTGCGCAGTATTCTTGATGACCCGCAATGGTTTAAGCTGGCGCAGGATTTCTTCGCCAGCCACCGCTGTCAGTCGCCCTATTTTTCCGAGATCCCGGAAGAATTCCTCGATTACCTGCAGAACGAACGCGACAATCCTGAAGATTTGCCGTTTCTGCTCGAGCTGGCGCATTACGAATGGGTAGAAACAGCGCTGGCGATCGCCAAAGTGAACGTGATCGCCAATAGCCGCAACGACATCGACACACTGCCTCACAAGCGCATAGCACTGTCGCCGCTGGCCTGGCCGCTGGCTTATCAATACCCGGTCCATCAGATATCGCCGGACTTCGTGCCGACTGTGGCGCCGGAGCAGCCGACATTCCTGATCGTTTACCGCAATATCGACGATGAGGTGCATTTTTCCCAGATCACGGGCATCACTTACAGACTGCTACAACTGATTCAGGAAAATGAGGGGCTAATGGCTGAAGATTACTTAAAACAAGTAGCTCAGGAAGCCAATCATCCCGATCCGGCGCAGATCATGGAAGGCGGTCTGGCCATTCTGAAAGAATGGGCCGAAAAAACGATTATTACGGTAAATGCTTAA
- the coxB gene encoding cytochrome c oxidase subunit II: MNLLKPFLLMMLTALAGCEGEQSAFVGLGPVASRISLLMWIMFIAAALITVLMCVLVFISITGSGSWRQTLTREKTVVLGGIIFPVVTLSALLIYGFSVLRVGEELVQAENPVRIAVVGEQWWWRVIYRHDDGRTTESANEIRIPTGRPVEIELTTVDVIHSFWLPAYAGKVDMIPGHTNRLHFIADKPGIVRGQCAEYCGGAHALMAFYAMAMAPADYDAWLAKEKADAKPALDKEGERLFFASGCGGCHTVRGTQANGTVGPDLTHVGSRLSLGAGILPRTPVSFARWISRHQQIKPENLMLPFDFFSESELWALSAYLNGLE, from the coding sequence ATGAACCTCTTAAAACCGTTTTTGCTTATGATGTTGACGGCACTGGCGGGCTGCGAGGGCGAGCAATCGGCATTCGTCGGCCTCGGGCCGGTCGCATCGCGCATTTCCTTGCTGATGTGGATTATGTTCATTGCCGCCGCGCTGATCACTGTACTCATGTGCGTGCTGGTCTTCATCTCCATAACCGGCTCCGGCAGCTGGCGTCAGACGCTGACCCGGGAAAAAACCGTGGTGCTGGGCGGCATCATCTTCCCGGTCGTGACCTTGAGCGCGCTGCTGATTTACGGCTTTTCGGTACTGCGCGTCGGGGAAGAGCTGGTCCAGGCCGAAAACCCGGTGCGCATCGCGGTGGTCGGGGAGCAATGGTGGTGGCGCGTCATTTATCGGCACGACGATGGCCGCACGACGGAAAGCGCCAATGAAATACGGATTCCCACAGGCCGCCCTGTTGAAATCGAACTGACGACGGTGGACGTAATTCACAGTTTCTGGCTGCCGGCCTATGCGGGCAAGGTCGATATGATCCCCGGCCACACTAACCGCCTGCATTTCATCGCCGACAAGCCCGGCATCGTGCGCGGCCAGTGCGCGGAATACTGCGGCGGCGCCCATGCATTGATGGCTTTTTACGCCATGGCGATGGCACCCGCCGACTATGACGCCTGGCTTGCCAAAGAAAAAGCCGATGCGAAGCCGGCGCTCGATAAGGAAGGCGAACGGCTGTTTTTCGCCAGCGGCTGCGGCGGCTGCCATACCGTTCGCGGTACGCAAGCCAATGGCACGGTAGGGCCGGATCTGACGCATGTGGGCAGCCGGCTGTCGCTGGGCGCTGGCATTCTGCCGAGAACACCAGTAAGCTTTGCCCGATGGATCAGCCGACACCAACAGATTAAGCCGGAGAACCTGATGCTGCCATTCGACTTTTTCTCCGAAAGCGAGCTTTGGGCCTTGTCGGCTTATCTGAACGGTTTGGAATAA
- a CDS encoding c-type cytochrome: MMAWITRHWRSLMLWGLGLFAAGIALAFIIAYSGIFNIAASAGHPAWMEWFLQFGKERSIKVNSKPVDPPQLDIADLVPLGAAHFQGTCAICHGAPGQPVNPTFDHMLPPPPDLQKHAHYWTREQLFWIARHGIQFTGMPAWSGGDRDDEVWAVVAFLEALPSMTKADYHRYASGHSGTQSYSAQKFVHEGRPRLDLTACNRCHDTADASPTSLHIPRIGGQDEAYLKRALQEYRDDSRQSGFMEPVADDLDDEQIDRLAAYYASLTPFPHKRTAPSSPEVRELGRRLAEQGDRERRIPACLSCHGEKGREDYPRLAGQSEPYIKQQLQVWRRGGRNQTPHGAMMSVVANRLTDQQAEAAAAFFASQPPQAGRASSGRVEEAARP; encoded by the coding sequence ATGATGGCTTGGATAACCCGGCATTGGCGTTCTCTGATGCTTTGGGGGCTCGGGCTTTTTGCCGCCGGCATTGCGCTTGCCTTTATCATTGCTTATTCCGGGATTTTCAACATAGCGGCGAGCGCGGGCCACCCCGCCTGGATGGAATGGTTTCTGCAGTTTGGCAAGGAGCGTTCGATTAAAGTCAACAGCAAACCTGTTGATCCGCCGCAGTTGGATATTGCCGATCTGGTGCCGCTAGGCGCTGCGCATTTTCAGGGGACCTGCGCCATCTGCCATGGCGCGCCGGGACAACCGGTCAATCCGACCTTTGATCATATGCTGCCTCCGCCTCCTGATCTGCAAAAGCATGCACATTACTGGACACGCGAACAGCTGTTCTGGATCGCGCGCCATGGCATTCAATTTACCGGCATGCCGGCCTGGAGCGGCGGCGATCGCGATGATGAAGTCTGGGCGGTGGTAGCCTTTCTGGAAGCCTTGCCGTCAATGACCAAGGCGGATTATCACCGCTATGCCAGCGGCCATAGTGGCACTCAAAGCTATTCCGCACAGAAATTTGTCCACGAGGGCCGGCCCAGGCTTGACCTGACGGCCTGCAACCGCTGCCACGACACAGCCGACGCATCCCCCACCAGCCTTCACATACCGCGTATTGGCGGCCAGGATGAAGCTTATCTGAAAAGGGCGCTGCAGGAATATCGGGACGATTCCCGGCAGAGCGGCTTCATGGAGCCGGTTGCTGACGATCTCGATGATGAACAGATTGATCGTCTAGCCGCCTACTACGCATCCCTGACGCCTTTTCCTCATAAACGGACAGCGCCTTCCTCCCCGGAAGTGCGTGAGCTGGGACGCCGTCTGGCTGAGCAAGGCGACCGGGAGCGCAGGATTCCGGCCTGTCTCTCGTGCCATGGCGAGAAAGGGCGGGAAGATTATCCTCGGCTGGCCGGCCAATCCGAGCCATATATCAAGCAGCAATTGCAGGTCTGGCGGCGTGGAGGACGCAACCAGACTCCGCACGGCGCCATGATGTCCGTCGTGGCCAATCGGCTGACGGATCAGCAGGCTGAAGCCGCGGCGGCGTTCTTCGCGAGCCAACCGCCTCAGGCCGGGCGCGCCTCGTCAGGCAGAGTGGAAGAAGCGGCGCGGCCATGA